In Gordonia iterans, the following proteins share a genomic window:
- the tsaE gene encoding tRNA (adenosine(37)-N6)-threonylcarbamoyltransferase complex ATPase subunit type 1 TsaE, translated as MSGLERGVAGTRELPEPADTEAFGAELASMLRAGDLVILDGPLGAGKTALTRGIAAGLGVTGRVSSPTFIIARQHAAGAPDRPGLIHVDAYRLDGLDDLDALDLDTDLADSVVVVEWGEGVAERLVDDYLLVRLRRDDDSEVRHAHWKWVSNE; from the coding sequence ATGAGCGGGCTTGAGCGTGGCGTTGCGGGCACGCGGGAACTGCCCGAACCGGCCGACACCGAGGCGTTCGGCGCCGAGCTGGCGTCGATGCTGCGCGCCGGCGACCTGGTGATCCTGGACGGGCCGCTCGGAGCGGGCAAGACGGCCCTGACCCGGGGGATCGCCGCCGGCCTGGGCGTCACCGGACGGGTGTCGTCGCCGACCTTCATCATCGCGCGGCAGCACGCCGCGGGTGCCCCGGACCGGCCGGGGCTGATTCACGTCGACGCCTACCGGCTCGACGGGCTCGACGATCTCGACGCGCTCGATCTGGACACCGACCTGGCCGACTCGGTGGTGGTGGTCGAATGGGGCGAGGGCGTCGCCGAGCGACTGGTCGACGACTATCTGCTGGTGCGCCTGCGCCGCGACGACGACTCCGAGGTCCGGCACGCGCACTGGAAATGGGTGAGCAATGAGTGA
- the tsaD gene encoding tRNA (adenosine(37)-N6)-threonylcarbamoyltransferase complex transferase subunit TsaD codes for MIVMGIESSCDETGVGIVSWDGESATLLADEVASSQDEHARYGGVVPEVASRAHLEAMVPTMRRAREAAGIDRPDAIAVTIGPGLAGALLVGVAAAKAYALAWDVPLYAVNHLGGHVAVDTLEHGPMPSAVALLVSGGHTHLLGIDDLAHPLDELGTTIDDAAGEAFDKVARLLDLGYPGGPAIDAMARDGDPAAIPFPRGLTGPRDAPYDFSFSGLKTAVARYVEGEVRAGREVRVPDVAASFQEAVADVLTAKAMRACAERGVDTLVLGGGATANSRIRELAAERADAAGVDLRVPKPRLCTDNGVMVATLGAHVIGGGAPPSPLTVATDPGMSVQISKL; via the coding sequence GTGATCGTGATGGGGATCGAGAGCTCGTGCGACGAGACCGGCGTGGGGATCGTGTCGTGGGACGGTGAGTCGGCGACGCTGCTGGCCGACGAGGTGGCCAGCAGCCAGGACGAGCATGCGCGGTACGGCGGTGTGGTGCCCGAGGTGGCCTCGCGGGCGCACCTGGAGGCCATGGTGCCGACGATGCGGCGGGCGCGCGAGGCCGCCGGGATCGATCGGCCGGACGCCATCGCGGTGACGATCGGTCCGGGCTTGGCCGGGGCGCTGCTGGTCGGCGTCGCCGCGGCCAAGGCCTATGCGCTGGCGTGGGACGTTCCGCTGTACGCGGTGAACCACCTCGGTGGGCACGTCGCCGTCGACACCCTGGAGCACGGTCCGATGCCGTCGGCGGTGGCGCTGCTGGTCTCCGGCGGGCATACGCACCTGCTCGGGATCGACGATCTGGCACATCCCCTCGACGAACTCGGCACCACCATCGACGACGCGGCAGGCGAGGCCTTCGACAAGGTGGCGCGACTGCTCGACCTCGGCTATCCGGGCGGGCCGGCGATCGATGCGATGGCCCGCGACGGCGACCCGGCGGCGATCCCCTTCCCGCGGGGCCTCACCGGGCCGCGCGATGCCCCGTACGACTTCTCCTTCAGCGGCCTCAAGACGGCGGTCGCCCGGTACGTCGAGGGGGAGGTGCGCGCCGGTCGCGAGGTCCGCGTCCCGGACGTGGCGGCGTCGTTCCAGGAGGCGGTGGCCGACGTCCTGACGGCGAAGGCGATGCGCGCGTGCGCCGAGCGCGGCGTCGACACGCTGGTGCTCGGCGGCGGGGCCACGGCCAACAGCCGGATCCGGGAACTGGCCGCCGAGCGCGCCGACGCCGCGGGCGTGGACCTGCGCGTGCCCAAGCCGCGGCTGTGCACCGACAACGGGGTCATGGTGGCCACGCTGGGCGCGCATGTCATCGGCGGGGGAGCTCCGCCGTCACCGCTGACGGTGGCGACCGATCCGGGCATGTCGGTGCAGATCAGCAAGCTCTAG
- the rimI gene encoding ribosomal protein S18-alanine N-acetyltransferase: MIVDALTPRDLPRCAELEAELFAGDSPWPLTGFVSELAAAHNRYFALRDEAGAPVTGYAGISVLGPPGGHECEVHTIAVEPGHQGTGGGRALMDAMLAVADAHAAPVFLEVRTDNAPAIALYENSGFAVAGVRRNYYQPSGADAFTMVRPVREEAGNP, encoded by the coding sequence ATGATCGTCGATGCGTTGACCCCGCGTGATCTGCCGCGTTGCGCGGAACTGGAGGCCGAGCTGTTCGCCGGGGACTCGCCGTGGCCGTTGACCGGATTCGTCAGCGAGCTCGCGGCCGCGCACAATCGCTACTTCGCGCTGCGCGACGAGGCCGGGGCTCCGGTGACCGGATACGCGGGCATCAGCGTGCTCGGCCCGCCCGGCGGCCACGAGTGCGAGGTGCACACCATCGCCGTCGAGCCGGGACACCAGGGGACCGGCGGCGGTCGCGCGCTGATGGACGCGATGCTGGCTGTTGCCGACGCGCACGCCGCACCGGTATTCCTGGAGGTGCGCACCGACAACGCGCCGGCGATCGCCCTGTACGAGAACTCGGGGTTCGCCGTGGCCGGCGTGCGCCGCAACTACTATCAGCCGTCCGGCGCCGATGCCTTCACCATGGTGCGGCCCGTGCGGGAGGAGGCCGGCAACCCGTGA
- the tsaB gene encoding tRNA (adenosine(37)-N6)-threonylcarbamoyltransferase complex dimerization subunit type 1 TsaB, which yields MSETRVPDRLILALDTATPSVVAGVVRLTADGQRQTPAQRVIDDHRRHAEVLTTLIREVLADAGATGADLDAVVVGCGPGPFTGLRVGMATAAAYADALDLPVHGVCSLDAIAAAVTESSEVLVVTDARRREAYWARYSGGERVAGPEVSAPGDVDPGGAAVVAGTPGFTDRYGLPVAAATVPTPASLVAAYLSTSSRGDLARARGDLARARGDLARARGDAPLVPLYLRRPDAVELKDQRRKSLL from the coding sequence ATGAGTGAGACCCGAGTGCCGGATCGGCTGATCCTGGCGCTGGACACCGCGACGCCGTCGGTCGTGGCCGGCGTGGTCCGGCTGACCGCGGACGGGCAGCGGCAGACTCCGGCGCAGCGAGTGATCGACGATCACCGGCGGCATGCGGAGGTGCTCACCACCCTGATCCGTGAGGTGCTGGCCGACGCCGGGGCGACCGGCGCCGACCTCGACGCCGTCGTGGTGGGATGCGGGCCCGGCCCGTTCACCGGGCTCCGGGTGGGCATGGCCACCGCCGCCGCGTACGCCGACGCGCTCGACCTGCCCGTCCACGGCGTGTGCTCGCTGGACGCGATCGCCGCGGCGGTGACCGAGTCCTCCGAGGTGCTCGTGGTGACCGACGCCCGCCGGCGCGAGGCGTACTGGGCGCGCTATTCGGGCGGCGAGCGCGTCGCCGGACCGGAAGTCAGCGCACCCGGCGACGTCGACCCGGGCGGGGCGGCCGTCGTCGCCGGTACACCCGGCTTCACCGATCGCTACGGTCTTCCGGTGGCGGCGGCCACCGTTCCGACCCCGGCGTCGCTGGTGGCTGCGTACCTTTCGACAAGCTCAAGGGGCGATCTGGCGAGGGCAAGGGGCGATCTGGCGAGGGCAAGGGGCGATCTGGCGAGGGCAAGGGGCGACGCACCGCTGGTGCCGCTGTATCTGCGCCGGCCGGACGCCGTGGAGCTGAAGGACCAGCGGCGCAAGTCGCTGCTGTAG